Proteins found in one Lates calcarifer isolate ASB-BC8 linkage group LG8, TLL_Latcal_v3, whole genome shotgun sequence genomic segment:
- the LOC108882817 gene encoding cytoplasmic polyadenylation element-binding protein 4 isoform X3: protein MGDYGFGVLVKNSSGNKSPFPVRIPPHLQPQHPHHPSNPPSPPSFVNNTCSTNGGSAWLFPAVAQHSNMQDEILESDKSKALDLQDMQEKSQVQTQPQALSPGQQEAGGGLGELEGALPEDGSLEKGSLESSGGKEKLRMESPVLSGFDYQDSLGMGTSCAQSTSSSSSLTSFNNWSPAVPSTQSPVVGEDVGGFFGPAGSNANGPPLLFPNFSHHAGPGFGAGGSFSPQIGPVSQHHAPTPHPQHYHPHGQGVPQQHRRSPASPHPPQPSFPPHPHRTGPFTQLPHLTPAQNKPPSPWGSYQSPSTPTSTSWSPGGYGSWGGTQGVREYRRGVGGGMTGLNSISPLKKSFPNNQVPSQKFPRNSSGFNHKGWVEDSMSRSDSIYPFQQERTRSFDGFSMHSLENSLIDIMRAEQDSLKGRYSFSHQGGDGPLPMNGHSSLFPMEDERSFGEDESGDQGLPGLGSAHCFPHLNGERVERYSRKVFVGGLPPDIDEDEITASFRRFGHLFVDWPHKAESKSYFPPKGYAFLLFQDESSVQALIDACIQEDGKLYLCVSSPTIKDKPVQIRPWNLNDSDFVMDGSQPLDPRKTIFVGGVPRPLRAVELAMIMDRLYGGVCYAGIDTDPELKYPKGAGRVAFSNQQSYIAAISARFVQLQHGEIDKRVEVKPYVLDDQLCDECQGTRCGGKFAPFFCANVTCLQYYCEYCWAAIHSRAGREFHKPLVKEGGDRPRHISFRWN from the exons ATGGGGGACTACGGGTTTGGAGTTCTGGTGAAGAACAGCAGTGGTAACAAATCTCCTTTCCCTGTAAGGATCCCTCCTCACCTCCAACCCCAGCACCCTCACCACCCCTCCAATCCCCCCAGCCCCCCCTCCTTCGTAAACAACACCTGCTCCACCAATGGGGGCAGTGCTTGGCTGTTCCCTGCCGTAGCCCAACACAGTAACATGCAAGATGAGATTCTGGAGTCAGACAAGTCCAAGGCCTTGGACCTCCAGGACATGCAGGAAAAGTCTCAGGTCCAGACCCAGCCTCAGGCCCTGTCTCCGGGCCAGCAGGAGGCTGGTGGAGGCCTAGGAGAGCTTGAGGGAGCTCTTCCTGAAGATGGTTCACTGGAGAAGGGTTCTCTGGAGAGCAGCGGTGGGAAAGAGAAACTGAGGATGGAATCCCCTGTGCTAAGTGGGTTCGACTACCAGGACAGCCTGGGAATGGGTACGAGCTGTGCACagtccacctcctcctcatcttcactGACCAGCTTTAATAACTGGTCCCCTGCTGTCCCATCCACCCAGTCTCCAGTGGTCGGGGAAGACGTCGGAGGGTTCTTTGGCCCGGCTGGCTCCAATGCCAACGGTCCTCCCCTGCTGTTCCCAAACTTCTCCCACCACGCCGGCCCAGGCTTTGGAGCGGGGGGCAGTTTCTCCCCGCAGATTGGACCAGTCTCCCAGCATCACGCACCCACACCTCACCCCCAGCACTACCACCCACACGGTCAGGGGGTCCCACAGCAGCACCGGCGCTCCCCAGCTAGCCCTCATCCACCTCAGCCTTCTTTCCCTCCGCATCCCCATCGTACTGGACCGTTCACCCAGCTGCCCCACCTCACTCCTGCCCAGAACAAACCCCCTTCACCTTGGGGAAGCTACCAGAGCCCCTCCACTCCCACATCCACCTCCTGGAGCCCCGGTGGGTATGGCAGCTGGGGAGGCACACAGGGGGTTCGAGAGTACAGGCGGGGGGTAGGTGGAGGCATGACGGGCCTTAACTCCATCTCTCCGTTGAAGAAGTCTTTTCCCAACAACCAG GTTCCCTCTCAGAAGTTCCCCAGAAATAGCTCTGGCTTTAATCATAAGGGCTGGGTGGAGGACAGTATGAGCCGCAGTGACAGCATCTACCCTTTCCAG CAGGAGAGAACACGGTCCTTTGATGGTTTCAGTATGCACTCTCTGGAGAACTCCCTGATTGACATTATGAGGGCTGAGCAGGATTCCTTGAAAG GACGTTACAGCTTCTCTCACCAGGGTGGAGACGGGCCTCTACCTATGAATG GTCATTCCTCGCTGTTCCCCATGGAGGATGAGCGCTCTTTTGGAGAGGATGAGTCAGGTGACCAGGGGCTTCCTGGTCTTGGTTCGGCACACTGTTTCCCTCACCTCAATGGTGAACGTGTGGAACGATATTCTCGCAAGGTGTTTGTAGGAGGGCTGCCCCCTGACATAGACGAAG atgAAATCACTGCCAGTTTCCGTAGATTTGGTCATTTGTTTGTTGACTGGCCTCACAAGGCAGAGAGCAAGTCCTATTTCCCACCAAAAG GATATGCATTCCTGCTGTTCCAAGACGAGAGCTCTGTTCAGGCTCTGATTGACGCCTGCATTCAGGAAGATGGCAAGCTTTACCTGTGTGTCTCCAGCCCCACCATCAAAGACAAGCCT GTCCAGATCCGGCCCTGGAACCTAAATGACAGTGACTTTGTAATGGATGGCTCTCAGCCATTGGACCCAAGAAAGACTATCTTTGTAGGAGGTGTCCCTCGTCCCCTACGTGCAG TGGAGCTCGCCATGATCATGGACCGTCTGTATGGGGGAGTATGTTACGCTGGGATCGACACAGACCCTGAACTCAAGTATCCAAAAGGGGCGGGGCGAGTGGCCTTCTCCAATCAGCAAAGCTACATTGCAGCCATTAGTGCCCGATTTGTTCAACTGCAGCATGGGGAGATTGATAAACGG GTGGAAGTGAAGCCATATGTCCTGGACGACCAGCTGTGTGATGAGTGCCAGGGCACCCGCTGTGGGGGGAAGTTTGCTCCTTTTTTCTGCGCCAACGTGACCTGTCTGCAGTACTACTGTGAGTACTGCTGGGCAGCCATCCACTCCCGGGCCGGCCGCGAGTTCCACAAGCCACtggtgaaggagggaggggaccGACCACGACACATCTCCTTCCGCTGGAACTGA
- the LOC108882817 gene encoding cytoplasmic polyadenylation element-binding protein 4 isoform X5, with protein MGDYGFGVLVKNSSGNKSPFPVRIPPHLQPQHPHHPSNPPSPPSFVNNTCSTNGGSAWLFPAVAQHSNMQDEILESDKSKALDLQDMQEKSQVQTQPQALSPGQQEAGGGLGELEGALPEDGSLEKGSLESSGGKEKLRMESPVLSGFDYQDSLGMGTSCAQSTSSSSSLTSFNNWSPAVPSTQSPVVGEDVGGFFGPAGSNANGPPLLFPNFSHHAGPGFGAGGSFSPQIGPVSQHHAPTPHPQHYHPHGQGVPQQHRRSPASPHPPQPSFPPHPHRTGPFTQLPHLTPAQNKPPSPWGSYQSPSTPTSTSWSPGGYGSWGGTQGVREYRRGVGGGMTGLNSISPLKKSFPNNQVPSQKFPRNSSGFNHKGWVEDSMSRSDSIYPFQQERTRSFDGFSMHSLENSLIDIMRAEQDSLKGHSSLFPMEDERSFGEDESGDQGLPGLGSAHCFPHLNGERVERYSRKVFVGGLPPDIDEDEITASFRRFGHLFVDWPHKAESKSYFPPKGYAFLLFQDESSVQALIDACIQEDGKLYLCVSSPTIKDKPVQIRPWNLNDSDFVMDGSQPLDPRKTIFVGGVPRPLRAVELAMIMDRLYGGVCYAGIDTDPELKYPKGAGRVAFSNQQSYIAAISARFVQLQHGEIDKRVEVKPYVLDDQLCDECQGTRCGGKFAPFFCANVTCLQYYCEYCWAAIHSRAGREFHKPLVKEGGDRPRHISFRWN; from the exons ATGGGGGACTACGGGTTTGGAGTTCTGGTGAAGAACAGCAGTGGTAACAAATCTCCTTTCCCTGTAAGGATCCCTCCTCACCTCCAACCCCAGCACCCTCACCACCCCTCCAATCCCCCCAGCCCCCCCTCCTTCGTAAACAACACCTGCTCCACCAATGGGGGCAGTGCTTGGCTGTTCCCTGCCGTAGCCCAACACAGTAACATGCAAGATGAGATTCTGGAGTCAGACAAGTCCAAGGCCTTGGACCTCCAGGACATGCAGGAAAAGTCTCAGGTCCAGACCCAGCCTCAGGCCCTGTCTCCGGGCCAGCAGGAGGCTGGTGGAGGCCTAGGAGAGCTTGAGGGAGCTCTTCCTGAAGATGGTTCACTGGAGAAGGGTTCTCTGGAGAGCAGCGGTGGGAAAGAGAAACTGAGGATGGAATCCCCTGTGCTAAGTGGGTTCGACTACCAGGACAGCCTGGGAATGGGTACGAGCTGTGCACagtccacctcctcctcatcttcactGACCAGCTTTAATAACTGGTCCCCTGCTGTCCCATCCACCCAGTCTCCAGTGGTCGGGGAAGACGTCGGAGGGTTCTTTGGCCCGGCTGGCTCCAATGCCAACGGTCCTCCCCTGCTGTTCCCAAACTTCTCCCACCACGCCGGCCCAGGCTTTGGAGCGGGGGGCAGTTTCTCCCCGCAGATTGGACCAGTCTCCCAGCATCACGCACCCACACCTCACCCCCAGCACTACCACCCACACGGTCAGGGGGTCCCACAGCAGCACCGGCGCTCCCCAGCTAGCCCTCATCCACCTCAGCCTTCTTTCCCTCCGCATCCCCATCGTACTGGACCGTTCACCCAGCTGCCCCACCTCACTCCTGCCCAGAACAAACCCCCTTCACCTTGGGGAAGCTACCAGAGCCCCTCCACTCCCACATCCACCTCCTGGAGCCCCGGTGGGTATGGCAGCTGGGGAGGCACACAGGGGGTTCGAGAGTACAGGCGGGGGGTAGGTGGAGGCATGACGGGCCTTAACTCCATCTCTCCGTTGAAGAAGTCTTTTCCCAACAACCAG GTTCCCTCTCAGAAGTTCCCCAGAAATAGCTCTGGCTTTAATCATAAGGGCTGGGTGGAGGACAGTATGAGCCGCAGTGACAGCATCTACCCTTTCCAG CAGGAGAGAACACGGTCCTTTGATGGTTTCAGTATGCACTCTCTGGAGAACTCCCTGATTGACATTATGAGGGCTGAGCAGGATTCCTTGAAAG GTCATTCCTCGCTGTTCCCCATGGAGGATGAGCGCTCTTTTGGAGAGGATGAGTCAGGTGACCAGGGGCTTCCTGGTCTTGGTTCGGCACACTGTTTCCCTCACCTCAATGGTGAACGTGTGGAACGATATTCTCGCAAGGTGTTTGTAGGAGGGCTGCCCCCTGACATAGACGAAG atgAAATCACTGCCAGTTTCCGTAGATTTGGTCATTTGTTTGTTGACTGGCCTCACAAGGCAGAGAGCAAGTCCTATTTCCCACCAAAAG GATATGCATTCCTGCTGTTCCAAGACGAGAGCTCTGTTCAGGCTCTGATTGACGCCTGCATTCAGGAAGATGGCAAGCTTTACCTGTGTGTCTCCAGCCCCACCATCAAAGACAAGCCT GTCCAGATCCGGCCCTGGAACCTAAATGACAGTGACTTTGTAATGGATGGCTCTCAGCCATTGGACCCAAGAAAGACTATCTTTGTAGGAGGTGTCCCTCGTCCCCTACGTGCAG TGGAGCTCGCCATGATCATGGACCGTCTGTATGGGGGAGTATGTTACGCTGGGATCGACACAGACCCTGAACTCAAGTATCCAAAAGGGGCGGGGCGAGTGGCCTTCTCCAATCAGCAAAGCTACATTGCAGCCATTAGTGCCCGATTTGTTCAACTGCAGCATGGGGAGATTGATAAACGG GTGGAAGTGAAGCCATATGTCCTGGACGACCAGCTGTGTGATGAGTGCCAGGGCACCCGCTGTGGGGGGAAGTTTGCTCCTTTTTTCTGCGCCAACGTGACCTGTCTGCAGTACTACTGTGAGTACTGCTGGGCAGCCATCCACTCCCGGGCCGGCCGCGAGTTCCACAAGCCACtggtgaaggagggaggggaccGACCACGACACATCTCCTTCCGCTGGAACTGA